A genomic stretch from Dehalococcoidia bacterium includes:
- a CDS encoding LysM peptidoglycan-binding domain-containing protein, producing the protein MALAGPAVLLAPAAAVLAFVLAAAPAGAGTPISAVVERPDLAARTFDLINGYRASLGLPRLAWDDRLAAAAAWHAAWIASLCRFERADEGDVQGVRLADGCVLPHRDYLGRSPGQRAAAFGFPYAWAVGENIAASSVGPEDALVQWRNSPGHDANQRRPDYALLGVGTACSRYQDDVFGTREICIYVADFALAVTGDGTSGAAPGQAPVAGPRAVAPSGGGGPGAGTGAGAVATADPCAGREAAPRPAAVATYVVQAGDTLAGLAARFLGDPSRYCDLAAWNGIGAPYLLRVGQELVVPAAGDGAAGQEAVSAGDEGGRQEQGETATGHEAVHSTEGEGAVEADAMPGGDGAGEVTAVPVRARQEGKPHPVVAFFQKVGRFLKGLWPW; encoded by the coding sequence TTGGCTCTCGCCGGACCGGCCGTCCTTCTGGCGCCGGCGGCAGCGGTGCTCGCATTCGTTCTGGCGGCGGCGCCGGCAGGGGCGGGCACGCCCATATCTGCGGTGGTGGAGCGGCCGGACCTGGCCGCCCGCACCTTCGACCTCATAAACGGCTACCGCGCCTCCCTGGGCCTTCCTCGGCTGGCATGGGACGACAGGCTCGCTGCTGCTGCTGCCTGGCATGCGGCCTGGATAGCCTCCTTGTGCCGCTTCGAGAGGGCCGACGAGGGCGACGTCCAGGGGGTGAGGCTTGCCGACGGCTGCGTCCTCCCTCACCGGGACTACCTAGGTAGGAGCCCGGGTCAGCGGGCGGCGGCCTTCGGCTTCCCCTACGCCTGGGCGGTGGGCGAGAACATCGCCGCCAGCTCTGTGGGCCCCGAGGATGCCCTCGTCCAGTGGCGCAACTCCCCGGGGCACGATGCCAACCAGCGGCGGCCCGACTACGCGCTCCTGGGCGTGGGGACGGCGTGCAGCCGCTACCAGGACGACGTCTTCGGCACAAGGGAGATCTGCATATACGTGGCGGACTTCGCCCTTGCCGTCACCGGCGATGGGACGTCGGGGGCTGCTCCCGGACAGGCGCCGGTGGCCGGGCCCCGTGCCGTCGCTCCGTCGGGCGGCGGCGGGCCGGGGGCAGGCACGGGGGCCGGCGCAGTGGCCACGGCGGACCCCTGTGCCGGGCGGGAGGCTGCGCCGCGGCCTGCTGCTGTGGCTACCTATGTGGTCCAGGCCGGCGACACCCTTGCCGGGTTGGCCGCCCGCTTCCTGGGCGACCCGTCCAGGTACTGCGACCTCGCTGCTTGGAACGGCATCGGCGCCCCCTACCTGTTGCGGGTAGGGCAGGAGCTCGTGGTGCCGGCGGCGGGTGATGGGGCGGCGGGGCAGGAGGCGGTGAGCGCCGGCGACGAGGGCGGGCGGCAGGAGCAGGGGGAGACGGCGACAGGGCATGAGGCTGTCCATAGCACGGAAGGGGAAGGCGCCGTGGAGGCCGACGCCATGCCGGGCGGCGATGGAGCGGGTGAGGTGACAGCCGTGCCTGTTCGGGCACGGCAGGAGGGGAAGCCTCACCCGGTGGTGGCCTTCTTCCAGAAGGTGGGGCGTTTTCTGAAGGGGCTATGGCCATGGTAA
- a CDS encoding Flp family type IVb pilin — protein MKREQGQVLTEYALVLALVVLGVLVAVRALGVRLDDIWAAVVAAWSAVVP, from the coding sequence ATGAAAAGGGAGCAGGGACAGGTGCTCACGGAGTACGCCCTGGTGCTGGCGCTGGTGGTGCTGGGGGTGCTGGTGGCAGTGAGGGCGCTGGGAGTAAGGCTCGACGACATCTGGGCGGCCGTCGTCGCTGCCTGGAGCGCAGTGGTGCCGTAG
- a CDS encoding type II secretion system F family protein, producing MLQTTVSAGSGPEQALELAARALPDPLGRELREVMRRARLGEVTPGGGLAHLARQEGLLELGLVADLWQTAETTGMPLGERLRELGVQMREMRRIAQREEASRATVRVLFPIAFFILVPLMVVLLFPACNELILKGTLQTATGGGP from the coding sequence CGGTGTCGGCCGGCAGCGGCCCCGAGCAGGCGCTGGAGCTGGCGGCACGGGCCCTTCCCGACCCGCTGGGGCGGGAGCTGCGGGAGGTGATGCGCCGGGCCCGGCTGGGCGAGGTGACGCCGGGCGGGGGGCTGGCGCACCTGGCGCGGCAGGAGGGGCTGCTGGAGCTGGGCCTGGTGGCCGACCTCTGGCAGACGGCAGAGACGACGGGCATGCCCCTGGGGGAGCGGCTGCGGGAGCTGGGGGTCCAGATGCGCGAGATGCGGCGCATCGCCCAGCGGGAGGAGGCATCGCGGGCGACGGTGCGGGTCCTCTTCCCTATCGCCTTCTTCATCCTCGTCCCGCTCATGGTGGTCCTCCTGTTCCCGGCCTGCAACGAGCTCATCCTGAAGGGGACGCTGCAGACGGCTACGGGTGGAGGGCCATGA